From Pandoraea vervacti, the proteins below share one genomic window:
- a CDS encoding DUF488 domain-containing protein produces the protein MPSSKATAITSAKAKAAATDKPATSTRLARSARPATPAHADHPAGKPDRQHFDIRFKRAYDAPDPADGQRVLADRLWPRGLAKVKAHIDFWAKDATPSTMLRKWFHEHPEQFDEFRHRFLAELAVLDADHNAMLQELRTRVSEGTVTLLTAAHRLEDDEAHTHLHVLRDFLASRR, from the coding sequence ATGCCATCATCGAAAGCCACCGCTATCACATCGGCAAAAGCCAAAGCCGCTGCGACTGACAAGCCTGCGACGTCCACACGGTTGGCACGCTCGGCAAGGCCGGCAACGCCTGCGCACGCCGATCACCCGGCGGGAAAGCCTGACCGCCAGCACTTCGACATCCGCTTCAAACGGGCCTACGATGCCCCCGATCCTGCGGACGGTCAGCGGGTGCTCGCCGACCGCCTGTGGCCACGCGGTCTGGCCAAAGTCAAAGCGCATATCGACTTCTGGGCGAAAGACGCGACACCGAGCACCATGTTGAGAAAGTGGTTTCACGAGCATCCCGAGCAGTTCGACGAGTTTCGCCATCGCTTTCTCGCCGAACTTGCTGTGCTCGACGCCGATCACAACGCGATGTTGCAAGAACTACGCACGCGCGTAAGCGAAGGCACGGTGACCTTGCTCACCGCCGCGCATCGGCTCGAAGACGACGAGGCGCACACGCACTTGCATGTGCTGCGCGACTTCCTGGCATCGCGCCGGTAG
- a CDS encoding 2-aminoethylphosphonate--pyruvate transaminase encodes MILGQEPILLTPGPLTTSPATRQAMLRDWGSWDAQFNTITASLCRDLVEIVHGGNDYVCVPLQGSGTFSVEAAIGTLTPRNARILVPDNGAYCQRILKICRYLGRDAVALPVPEDQAASAAAIDDALTRDPSITHVAQVHLETGAGVLNPLAEIARVCQKHGKGLIVDAMSSFGAVEIDVRSMPFDALIAASGKCLEGVPGMGFVIAKRTVLEASSGNSHSLAMDLHDQYVYMQKTTQWRFTPPTHVVAALRAAVDQFLAEGGQPVRGERYRKNCRTLVDGMASLGFRAFLAPEVQAPVIVTFHAPADSKYDFKAFYAAVRERGYILYPGKLTQIETFRVGCIGAIDDNEMRNVVTAISQSLASLGIRQVAPLTRAA; translated from the coding sequence ATGATTCTCGGTCAGGAACCGATTCTGCTTACCCCCGGCCCGCTCACCACGTCGCCGGCCACCCGACAGGCCATGCTGCGCGACTGGGGATCGTGGGATGCCCAGTTCAACACGATCACGGCGTCGTTGTGCCGCGATCTCGTGGAGATCGTGCATGGCGGCAATGACTATGTCTGCGTGCCGCTGCAAGGCTCGGGCACATTCTCGGTCGAGGCCGCCATCGGCACGCTGACGCCGCGCAACGCCCGCATTCTCGTGCCGGACAACGGCGCCTACTGCCAGCGCATTCTGAAGATCTGCCGCTATCTGGGACGCGACGCCGTTGCGCTGCCCGTCCCCGAAGATCAGGCCGCCAGCGCCGCCGCCATCGACGATGCGCTCACGCGCGACCCGTCGATTACGCATGTGGCGCAGGTGCATCTGGAGACCGGCGCCGGCGTGCTCAATCCGCTCGCGGAGATCGCACGTGTGTGCCAGAAGCACGGCAAGGGACTCATCGTCGACGCGATGAGCTCGTTCGGCGCCGTGGAGATCGATGTTCGCTCGATGCCGTTCGACGCGCTCATCGCGGCAAGCGGCAAGTGCCTGGAAGGCGTGCCGGGCATGGGGTTCGTCATCGCGAAACGAACCGTGCTCGAAGCGAGCAGCGGCAACAGCCACTCGCTGGCGATGGACCTCCACGATCAGTATGTGTACATGCAAAAGACCACGCAGTGGCGCTTCACCCCGCCGACACACGTGGTCGCAGCGTTGCGTGCCGCCGTCGATCAGTTTCTGGCTGAAGGCGGCCAGCCGGTGCGCGGCGAGCGTTACCGTAAAAACTGCCGGACGCTGGTCGACGGCATGGCCTCGCTGGGCTTTCGCGCGTTTCTCGCGCCGGAGGTGCAGGCGCCCGTCATCGTGACGTTCCACGCCCCGGCCGACAGCAAGTACGACTTCAAGGCGTTCTACGCCGCCGTGCGCGAGCGCGGTTACATCCTCTATCCGGGCAAGCTCACGCAAATCGAGACATTCCGTGTGGGCTGCATCGGCGCCATCGACGACAACGAGATGCGCAATGTCGTCACCGCAATCTCGCAGTCGCTGGCGTCGCTGGGCATTCGTCAGGTTGCGCCGCTAACGCGCGCGGCTTAG
- a CDS encoding putative 2-aminoethylphosphonate ABC transporter permease subunit — MSSVSTTLDSAQRTQPQAGQPPTTAADRPPPAAVRPTRLASHWTDRLAQGLLLIAAAAGVLFLLAPMAAILIKSVQDNEGHFVGLRHFRDYFHSPALLGSIWNSVWISMATTCITVPLAFLFAYALTRSCIRHKTLLRNIALIPILGPTLLPAISFIFWFGNQGLLRPFMGDVDIYGPLGIVMSLVNATFPHALMILITALSLTDARLYEAADALGTPAWRRFFTITLPGAKYGVISAAMIVFTYAISDFGIPKVIGGDFNVLATDIYKLVIGQQDFSKGAVVGLVLLVPVGITYLVDSIVQRKQQALLSARAVPYAPKPSRAFDWLMAAMCWAMAAIMLAILGMAVYASFVKFWPYNFSLSLGHYRFGLIESGAVDSYLNSVEMAFWCALWGTAAIFVIAYLLEKTRGMAWLRGFIRMMAVLPMGVPGLVLGLGYIFFFVSEANPLHSLYGTLAILVIVNVVHYYSSSHLTALTALKQIDPEFEYVSASLKVPFYRTFWRVSAPICLPSIIDISRYLFVNAMTTVSAVVFLYSADTSLASVAIVNMDETGSIGPAAAMATLVVLTSMLVCLLYHGMQIVVERYTQAWRRPSGMTARQVR; from the coding sequence ATGAGTTCCGTATCCACGACACTCGACAGTGCGCAGCGTACGCAACCGCAAGCCGGTCAACCGCCGACAACGGCGGCCGATCGCCCGCCGCCCGCTGCCGTGCGCCCGACGCGGCTGGCTTCGCACTGGACGGATCGTCTCGCACAGGGCCTGCTGCTCATCGCCGCGGCCGCCGGCGTGCTGTTCCTGCTTGCCCCGATGGCGGCGATTCTCATCAAGAGCGTGCAGGACAACGAGGGCCACTTCGTCGGCCTGCGCCATTTCCGCGATTACTTTCACTCGCCTGCCCTGTTGGGTTCGATCTGGAACAGCGTATGGATTTCAATGGCGACGACATGCATTACGGTGCCGCTCGCGTTTCTCTTCGCGTATGCGCTCACACGTAGTTGCATCCGCCACAAGACACTGCTGCGCAACATCGCGCTGATTCCGATTCTCGGCCCTACGCTGCTGCCCGCCATCTCGTTCATCTTCTGGTTCGGCAATCAGGGACTGCTTCGGCCGTTCATGGGCGACGTGGACATCTACGGCCCGCTCGGCATCGTAATGTCGCTCGTGAACGCCACCTTCCCGCACGCGCTGATGATCCTGATTACGGCGCTCTCGCTCACCGACGCGCGGCTCTACGAAGCGGCGGACGCGCTCGGCACGCCCGCGTGGCGACGCTTCTTCACCATCACGCTGCCGGGCGCGAAGTATGGCGTCATCAGCGCGGCGATGATCGTCTTCACTTATGCGATTTCGGATTTCGGCATTCCGAAGGTCATCGGCGGCGACTTCAACGTGCTTGCCACCGATATCTACAAGCTCGTGATCGGTCAGCAGGACTTCTCGAAGGGGGCGGTCGTCGGCCTGGTGCTGCTGGTGCCGGTCGGGATCACGTATCTCGTCGACTCTATCGTGCAGCGCAAGCAGCAGGCGTTGCTCTCTGCACGCGCCGTGCCTTACGCACCGAAGCCGTCGCGCGCCTTCGACTGGCTGATGGCGGCGATGTGCTGGGCGATGGCCGCGATCATGCTCGCGATTCTGGGCATGGCGGTGTACGCGTCGTTCGTGAAATTCTGGCCGTACAACTTCAGTCTGTCGCTGGGGCATTACCGTTTCGGCCTCATCGAAAGCGGTGCGGTGGACTCGTATCTCAATAGTGTAGAGATGGCGTTCTGGTGCGCGCTCTGGGGGACGGCGGCGATCTTCGTCATCGCCTATCTGCTGGAAAAGACGCGCGGCATGGCATGGCTGCGCGGCTTCATTCGCATGATGGCCGTGTTGCCGATGGGCGTGCCGGGGCTGGTGCTCGGTCTCGGCTATATCTTCTTTTTCGTCTCCGAGGCCAACCCGCTGCACAGCCTGTACGGCACGCTCGCCATTCTCGTGATCGTGAACGTCGTGCATTACTACTCGTCGAGCCACCTCACGGCGCTCACCGCGCTCAAGCAGATCGATCCGGAATTCGAATATGTGTCGGCCTCGCTCAAGGTGCCGTTCTATCGGACCTTCTGGCGTGTCTCCGCGCCCATCTGCCTGCCCTCGATCATCGACATCAGCCGGTACCTGTTCGTCAACGCCATGACGACCGTCTCGGCTGTCGTGTTTCTTTATTCGGCCGATACGTCGCTCGCGTCCGTCGCCATCGTGAACATGGACGAAACCGGCTCGATCGGACCGGCGGCGGCAATGGCCACGCTCGTGGTGCTCACATCGATGCTGGTATGCCTGCTTTATCACGGGATGCAGATCGTCGTGGAACGCTACACGCAGGCGTGGCGGCGCCCGTCGGGCATGACGGCGCGCCAGGTTCGGTGA
- a CDS encoding NUDIX hydrolase encodes MSFACIAAARRFDDRAHLPLVIGSQRYGWIRRSDVESLCRWPDVFEISSLAVRIHPRHDTCEARTMALAPVISTLAAEGRITGWRNERYAIRQRLYDTPLAWIERAASRFFGTRTFAVHVNAYVSARFVGEAPKLWIARRSVLKATDPGCLDNAAAGGIGNGIGVGDTLVKECWEEAGIPAYLANEARPGRTLHILAEIPEGVQSEQIFVYDLALPRGFVPGNQDGEASAHWLCSAGNVREVIARGKMTVDASLASLDFLLREGAIRVKDCAGIEALFKPADE; translated from the coding sequence ATGTCTTTTGCTTGTATTGCGGCGGCGCGCCGCTTCGACGACAGAGCGCATCTGCCGCTCGTGATCGGCTCGCAGCGTTATGGATGGATTCGCCGTAGCGATGTCGAGTCGCTGTGCCGCTGGCCCGACGTGTTCGAGATCAGTTCGCTCGCCGTACGCATTCATCCGCGTCACGACACGTGTGAAGCGCGCACCATGGCGCTGGCGCCCGTCATTTCGACATTGGCCGCGGAAGGACGCATCACGGGCTGGCGCAACGAGCGCTACGCCATTCGCCAGCGGCTTTACGACACGCCGCTCGCGTGGATCGAACGCGCCGCCTCCCGCTTTTTCGGCACGCGCACCTTCGCGGTCCATGTGAACGCCTACGTGAGCGCGCGATTCGTCGGCGAAGCGCCGAAGCTGTGGATCGCGCGGCGCAGCGTGCTCAAGGCGACCGATCCCGGTTGCCTCGACAATGCGGCGGCGGGCGGCATTGGCAACGGTATCGGCGTGGGCGATACGCTCGTCAAGGAGTGCTGGGAAGAAGCGGGCATTCCGGCGTATCTGGCGAACGAAGCGCGCCCGGGCCGTACGCTGCACATCCTCGCGGAAATTCCCGAGGGGGTGCAGTCGGAGCAGATTTTCGTCTACGATCTCGCGCTGCCGCGCGGCTTCGTGCCCGGGAACCAGGACGGCGAGGCGAGCGCGCATTGGCTGTGCTCGGCCGGGAACGTACGCGAGGTGATCGCACGCGGGAAGATGACCGTCGATGCGAGCCTCGCAAGTCTCGATTTTCTGCTGCGCGAAGGCGCGATTCGCGTGAAGGACTGCGCGGGGATCGAGGCGTTGTTCAAGCCGGCGGACGAGTAA
- a CDS encoding phosphonate utilization associated transcriptional regulator yields MTPKPTSPSAIELLQSQSLTTLVQHEIERQIMAGTLTPGTKLNEIEVAGSLGVSRGPVREAFRALEEAGLLRTEKNRGVFVRVIALEEAEEIYALRGVLDEYVARTLAESITSDQLTRLRESVEAMHHAVEAGDSEAYYRLNLVFHDTLVEMVGNRKLLETYRRLVKELSLFRHDALTGDSSAPPKSEREHRDIVSAIASRDPERAAQVTREHLVRGRTRIREMLTRAPGATVQAKAG; encoded by the coding sequence ATGACCCCGAAGCCCACCTCGCCGAGCGCGATCGAGTTGTTGCAGAGTCAGTCGCTCACGACGCTCGTCCAGCACGAGATCGAGCGCCAGATCATGGCGGGCACGCTCACGCCCGGCACCAAGCTCAACGAGATCGAAGTCGCCGGCAGCCTCGGCGTCTCTCGCGGTCCGGTGCGCGAGGCATTCCGTGCGCTGGAGGAAGCCGGGTTGTTGCGTACTGAAAAAAATCGCGGCGTGTTCGTGCGTGTGATCGCGCTGGAAGAAGCCGAAGAGATTTACGCACTGCGCGGCGTGCTCGACGAATACGTTGCCCGCACGCTGGCGGAGTCGATTACGTCCGATCAGCTCACGCGCCTGCGCGAGTCCGTCGAAGCCATGCACCACGCGGTGGAAGCAGGGGACAGCGAGGCGTACTACCGCTTGAATCTCGTGTTCCACGACACGCTCGTGGAAATGGTCGGCAATCGCAAGTTGCTGGAGACCTACCGTCGTCTGGTCAAGGAATTGAGCCTGTTCCGTCATGACGCGCTGACCGGCGATTCGTCGGCGCCGCCGAAGTCGGAGCGCGAACACCGGGACATCGTCAGCGCCATCGCATCGCGCGACCCCGAGCGTGCGGCGCAGGTTACGCGCGAGCACCTTGTGCGTGGACGCACGCGCATTCGGGAGATGCTGACGCGCGCGCCCGGCGCCACGGTGCAGGCGAAGGCCGGCTGA
- a CDS encoding putative 2-aminoethylphosphonate ABC transporter substrate-binding protein produces MNSSLRRAMRAAAVLATGLFCVAQAAPALAKTTLTVYTAWEVEVMRPYAEAFQKANPDIEIKYVRDSTGVVTAKVLAEKANPQADVIAGLAASSLELIKQEGLLTPYTPKDFDQLTRAYSDKANPPSWVGLDVWGATVCFNTVEAAKRNLPKPTSWEDLAKPVYKGMIVMPNPATSGTGFLDVTAWLQMFGKEGGWKYMDALDKNIVKYTHSGSKPCRDAGAGEYPIGISFEFNAHRTKNAGAPIDLVFPKEGLGYDIEAAGIVKTTKKLDAAKRYMDWLASKEANQMYAKDWAIVAYPGVAKKFDTIPANYPDLLVKNDFTEIAKSRESVLAEWQKRYGAKSEKK; encoded by the coding sequence ATGAACTCATCCTTGCGCCGTGCCATGCGTGCCGCCGCCGTCCTGGCCACAGGACTCTTCTGCGTCGCGCAGGCTGCTCCCGCGCTCGCCAAGACCACGCTGACCGTCTATACCGCGTGGGAAGTCGAAGTCATGCGTCCGTATGCCGAGGCGTTCCAGAAGGCCAATCCGGACATCGAGATCAAGTACGTGCGCGACTCCACGGGCGTTGTCACGGCGAAGGTGCTCGCAGAAAAGGCCAATCCGCAGGCGGACGTCATCGCCGGGCTGGCGGCGTCGAGCCTTGAGCTGATCAAGCAGGAAGGGTTGCTCACGCCTTACACGCCCAAGGACTTCGACCAGCTCACGCGCGCGTACAGCGACAAGGCCAATCCGCCGTCCTGGGTCGGGCTGGACGTATGGGGCGCCACCGTCTGCTTCAACACGGTCGAAGCGGCCAAACGCAATTTGCCGAAACCCACTTCCTGGGAAGACCTCGCAAAGCCCGTCTACAAGGGGATGATCGTGATGCCCAATCCGGCCACCTCCGGCACGGGCTTCCTCGACGTGACGGCGTGGCTGCAAATGTTCGGCAAGGAAGGCGGTTGGAAGTACATGGACGCGCTCGACAAGAACATCGTCAAGTACACGCATTCGGGCTCCAAGCCGTGTCGTGATGCGGGCGCGGGCGAGTACCCCATCGGCATCTCGTTCGAATTCAATGCCCATCGCACGAAGAACGCCGGCGCGCCGATCGACCTCGTGTTTCCGAAGGAAGGTCTCGGATACGACATCGAAGCCGCAGGCATCGTGAAGACGACCAAGAAGCTCGACGCCGCCAAGCGCTACATGGACTGGCTCGCCAGCAAGGAAGCGAACCAGATGTACGCCAAGGACTGGGCCATCGTGGCGTATCCGGGCGTGGCGAAGAAATTCGACACGATTCCTGCGAACTACCCCGATCTGCTCGTGAAGAACGACTTCACCGAAATCGCGAAGAGCCGGGAATCGGTGCTGGCCGAGTGGCAAAAGCGCTACGGCGCGAAGTCCGAGAAGAAGTGA
- a CDS encoding putative 2-aminoethylphosphonate ABC transporter ATP-binding protein — MSDDQHQSTYLKLAGIHKRFDTTVVLQDIHLAVRRGEMLCFLGPSGCGKTTLLRIIAGLEAQTQGTLSQNGRDISRLPPMQRDYGIVFQSYALFPNLSVAQNVAYGLTNRRVPRAERDARVAELLAMVGLPDAGSKFPGQLSGGQQQRIAIARALATSPGLLLLDEPLSALDARVRVRLRSEIRALQQRLGITTILVTHDQEEALSMADRIVVMNQGVIEQIGTPGEIYQHPATPFVADFVGKTNILPARLGDAGRVRVGQYELTCGTLNGCRAGEDIRVFFRPEDVRVRDLDDLDDEANVFDGAVEKIEFLGAFSRVTLRMHACDHPLYADLSPADMQALQPATGGALRFAVPSAAVRVFRQG, encoded by the coding sequence ATGAGCGACGATCAGCATCAAAGCACTTACCTGAAACTTGCCGGCATCCACAAGCGGTTCGACACCACCGTGGTGCTGCAAGACATTCACCTCGCCGTGCGGCGCGGTGAAATGCTCTGCTTCCTCGGCCCGTCGGGCTGCGGCAAAACCACGCTGCTGCGCATCATCGCCGGGCTGGAGGCGCAGACGCAGGGCACGTTGTCGCAAAACGGGAGGGACATCTCCCGGCTTCCGCCAATGCAGCGCGACTACGGCATCGTCTTTCAGTCGTACGCGCTGTTTCCGAATCTGAGCGTCGCGCAGAACGTTGCCTACGGACTCACGAACCGTCGTGTGCCTCGCGCGGAACGCGACGCGCGCGTGGCCGAATTGCTGGCGATGGTCGGGCTGCCTGACGCCGGGAGCAAGTTCCCCGGCCAGCTCTCCGGCGGACAGCAGCAGCGCATAGCGATTGCCCGGGCGCTGGCGACGTCGCCCGGTCTGCTGTTGCTCGACGAACCGCTCTCGGCGCTTGACGCCCGCGTGCGCGTGCGATTGCGCAGCGAGATCCGCGCGTTGCAGCAGCGCCTGGGCATCACTACGATTCTCGTCACGCACGATCAGGAAGAAGCGCTGTCCATGGCCGATCGCATCGTGGTCATGAATCAGGGCGTGATCGAGCAGATCGGCACGCCCGGCGAGATCTATCAGCATCCGGCCACGCCGTTCGTGGCGGACTTCGTAGGCAAGACGAACATCCTGCCGGCGCGTCTGGGCGACGCCGGACGCGTGCGCGTCGGACAGTACGAACTGACCTGCGGCACACTCAACGGCTGTCGCGCCGGCGAGGACATTCGGGTCTTCTTCCGGCCTGAAGACGTTCGCGTGCGCGATCTGGACGACCTCGACGACGAAGCGAACGTATTCGACGGCGCCGTGGAGAAGATCGAATTCCTCGGCGCGTTCTCGCGTGTGACGCTGCGCATGCACGCTTGCGATCACCCGCTGTATGCCGACCTCTCGCCTGCGGACATGCAGGCCCTGCAACCGGCCACCGGCGGCGCGCTGCGCTTTGCCGTGCCGAGCGCCGCCGTGCGCGTGTTCCGTCAGGGGTAG
- the phnA gene encoding phosphonoacetate hydrolase, with amino-acid sequence MNQPAQIQVNGRQYRLPQQPTVIVCVDGCQFEYIEAAAAAGVAPYLKRLLAEGAVFKGDCVVPSFTNPNNLSIVTGAPPAVHGICGNYFFDPDADGGRGKEVLMNDPAYLRAGTVFAAAADAGASLAVITAKDKLRKLLGYRMKGICFSSEKADQVTLEENGIEDVLGLVGMPVPDVYSAELSEFVFAAGVRLLETRHIDLMYLSTTDYVQHKWAPGTQGANAFYAMMDKYLARMDELGAVIGLTADHGMNAKHDPTTGEPNVIYLQDLLDDWFGKGVEAGGARVILPITDPYVVHHGALGSYATIYLPADADRDAIRSRLAAMPGIEVVLTNSEACARFELPPDRVGDLVVVSRQSVVLGTSASRHDLSGLTVPLRSHGGISEQTVPLLFNRKTDGIPGKARLRNFDILDVALNHV; translated from the coding sequence GTGAATCAGCCCGCACAGATCCAGGTGAACGGCCGTCAATACCGCTTGCCACAGCAACCGACCGTCATCGTATGCGTCGACGGTTGCCAGTTCGAATACATCGAAGCCGCTGCCGCCGCAGGCGTCGCACCTTATCTGAAGCGTCTGCTGGCCGAAGGCGCCGTGTTCAAGGGCGACTGTGTCGTGCCGTCGTTCACCAACCCGAACAACCTCTCGATCGTGACCGGCGCGCCCCCCGCCGTGCACGGCATCTGCGGTAACTACTTCTTCGACCCGGACGCCGATGGCGGCCGTGGCAAGGAAGTCCTGATGAACGACCCCGCCTACCTGCGCGCCGGCACGGTGTTCGCCGCGGCGGCCGACGCAGGGGCGAGCCTCGCCGTCATCACGGCCAAGGACAAGCTGCGCAAGCTGCTCGGCTATCGCATGAAGGGCATCTGTTTCTCGTCGGAGAAGGCCGATCAGGTCACGCTTGAAGAGAACGGTATCGAAGATGTGCTCGGTCTGGTCGGCATGCCGGTGCCGGACGTCTACAGCGCCGAGCTCTCCGAGTTCGTGTTCGCGGCAGGCGTGCGGCTGCTGGAGACCCGCCACATCGACCTGATGTATCTCTCGACCACCGACTACGTTCAGCACAAGTGGGCCCCGGGCACGCAAGGCGCGAACGCCTTCTACGCCATGATGGACAAGTACCTCGCCCGTATGGACGAACTCGGCGCGGTCATCGGACTCACGGCCGATCACGGCATGAACGCCAAGCACGATCCGACAACCGGCGAGCCCAACGTCATCTACTTGCAGGATCTGCTCGACGACTGGTTCGGCAAGGGCGTGGAGGCGGGCGGCGCTCGCGTGATCCTGCCGATTACCGACCCGTACGTGGTGCACCACGGCGCCCTCGGTTCGTACGCGACCATCTATCTGCCGGCCGACGCGGATCGCGACGCCATTCGCTCGCGCCTTGCAGCGATGCCGGGCATCGAGGTCGTGCTTACCAACTCGGAAGCCTGCGCGCGCTTCGAGCTGCCCCCCGATCGCGTAGGCGACCTGGTGGTCGTGAGCCGCCAGTCGGTCGTACTGGGCACCAGTGCGAGCCGTCACGATCTGTCGGGACTGACGGTGCCGCTGCGCTCGCATGGCGGGATTTCGGAGCAGACCGTGCCGTTGCTCTTCAACCGCAAGACCGACGGCATTCCGGGCAAGGCGCGCCTGCGCAATTTCGACATTCTCGACGTGGCGCTCAACCACGTCTGA
- a CDS encoding MFS transporter: MLVPLIVACALFMENMDSTVLSTSLPLIAQDLGESPITLKLALTTYLISLAVFIPVSGWIADRFGTRNVFRTAIGVFVLGSICCGISTTLPELVVARFVQGVGGAMMVPVGRLALLKSVEKRDMVRALNYLTIPALVGPVLGPPLGGFITTYWHWRWIFFINIPIGVLGFVLATKFIPDLYEENVPPLDIKGFLLSGFGLSILMLGLSTIGRHLIPTPLALGLVAIGAALLVAYLRHAKGLAHPLLRLDLFRIPTFRAGVGGGTLFRIGVGATPFLLPLMLQLGFGMTPLESGALTFISAAGAMFMKTLSLRILKRWGFRRVLMTNALIAAATIGGYGLFTEQTSHLVILGTLLFGGCFRSLQFTSLNAISYADVPAHRMSQATSLASVAQQVSLTLGITIGAAVLQASSWWHGRDHVTAVDFPWAFLVVGLIAVSSTISIARLSRDAGSELAQRT; encoded by the coding sequence ATGCTCGTTCCACTGATCGTTGCCTGCGCGCTGTTCATGGAGAACATGGATTCCACCGTGTTGTCCACCTCCTTGCCGCTGATCGCACAGGATCTCGGCGAGAGTCCGATCACGCTCAAGCTTGCCCTCACGACCTATCTCATCAGCCTCGCGGTTTTCATTCCCGTGAGCGGGTGGATTGCCGATCGCTTCGGCACGCGCAACGTCTTTCGCACCGCCATCGGCGTATTCGTCCTCGGCTCCATTTGCTGCGGCATCTCGACGACCCTGCCCGAACTGGTGGTTGCGCGCTTCGTGCAAGGTGTCGGCGGCGCCATGATGGTCCCGGTCGGGCGGCTCGCCCTGCTCAAGTCCGTCGAGAAGCGCGACATGGTGCGTGCGCTCAACTACCTCACCATCCCTGCGCTGGTGGGCCCGGTGCTCGGCCCGCCGCTCGGTGGTTTCATCACCACGTACTGGCACTGGCGCTGGATCTTCTTCATCAACATTCCCATCGGGGTGCTCGGCTTCGTGCTCGCCACGAAGTTCATTCCCGATCTCTATGAAGAGAACGTGCCGCCGCTGGACATCAAGGGCTTCCTGCTGTCGGGCTTCGGCCTGTCGATTCTGATGCTCGGGTTGTCGACCATCGGCCGTCACCTGATTCCGACGCCGCTCGCGCTCGGCCTGGTCGCCATCGGCGCAGCCTTGCTCGTCGCGTACCTGCGCCATGCGAAGGGGCTCGCGCATCCGTTGCTGCGCCTCGATCTTTTCCGGATCCCCACGTTCCGCGCCGGTGTCGGGGGCGGCACGTTGTTTCGTATCGGGGTTGGCGCGACGCCGTTTCTCCTGCCGCTGATGCTGCAACTCGGCTTTGGCATGACACCGCTGGAGTCCGGTGCGCTGACGTTCATCTCGGCCGCAGGCGCCATGTTTATGAAAACGCTCTCGCTGCGGATTCTGAAGCGCTGGGGGTTTCGTCGCGTGTTGATGACGAACGCACTGATCGCCGCGGCAACGATTGGGGGGTATGGACTGTTCACCGAGCAGACCTCGCATCTGGTCATTCTCGGCACGCTGCTGTTCGGCGGCTGCTTCCGATCGCTGCAATTTACGAGCCTCAATGCGATCTCGTATGCCGACGTGCCGGCCCATCGCATGAGTCAGGCGACCAGCCTGGCGAGCGTCGCACAGCAGGTGTCGCTCACGCTCGGCATCACGATCGGTGCGGCGGTGTTGCAGGCGTCGTCCTGGTGGCACGGACGCGATCACGTCACGGCTGTGGACTTCCCGTGGGCGTTCCTCGTGGTGGGGCTGATTGCCGTGAGCTCGACGATCTCGATCGCACGTCTGTCGCGCGATGCGGGCAGCGAGTTGGCGCAGCGGACATGA
- the purU gene encoding formyltetrahydrofolate deformylase: protein MAPIENSYILKLSCPDRPGIVHTVAGFLVERGGNILDSAQFNDRFTGGFFMRVHFQQLPGQTDLATLQREFAPLAEQFEMQWELVDASIKPRVMLMVSKIGHCLNDLLFRYKTGQLNIEIPVIVSNHKDFYQLAASYNIPFHHLPLMNATPESKAAQEAKVLELVQDNHIDLVVLARYMQVLSSDLCKKLEGRAINIHHSFLPSFKGAKPYYQAFDRGVKLIGATAHYVTSDLDEGPIIEQEVERVDHTMDPEQLTAIGRDVECVALARAVRFHAEHRILLNGHKTVIFR, encoded by the coding sequence ATGGCACCGATCGAAAATAGCTACATTCTGAAGTTGTCCTGCCCGGACCGTCCCGGCATCGTCCACACGGTGGCCGGTTTCCTGGTCGAGCGCGGCGGCAACATTCTCGACTCGGCCCAGTTCAACGATCGCTTCACCGGCGGCTTTTTCATGCGCGTGCATTTCCAGCAGTTGCCGGGGCAAACCGATCTAGCGACGTTGCAGCGCGAGTTCGCGCCGCTGGCCGAGCAGTTCGAGATGCAGTGGGAACTGGTCGACGCCTCGATCAAGCCGCGCGTCATGCTCATGGTCTCGAAGATCGGCCATTGTCTGAACGATCTGCTGTTCCGCTACAAGACCGGACAGCTCAACATCGAAATTCCGGTGATCGTCTCGAACCACAAGGATTTCTATCAACTGGCGGCGAGCTACAACATTCCGTTCCACCACTTGCCGCTCATGAACGCGACGCCGGAGTCGAAGGCGGCGCAGGAAGCCAAGGTGCTGGAACTGGTGCAGGACAACCACATCGATCTCGTGGTGCTGGCCCGTTACATGCAGGTGCTATCCAGCGATCTGTGCAAGAAGCTCGAAGGCCGTGCGATCAACATCCACCATTCGTTCCTGCCGAGCTTCAAGGGGGCGAAACCGTACTATCAGGCATTCGATCGCGGCGTGAAACTGATCGGGGCGACGGCGCACTACGTGACGTCGGATCTCGACGAGGGCCCGATCATCGAACAGGAAGTCGAGCGCGTGGACCATACGATGGATCCGGAACAGCTCACCGCGATCGGTCGCGACGTGGAGTGCGTGGCGCTCGCGCGCGCGGTGCGCTTCCACGCGGAGCACCGTATTCTGCTCAACGGCCACAAGACGGTGATTTTCCGCTGA